A single window of Lysobacter oculi DNA harbors:
- a CDS encoding mannose-1-phosphate guanylyltransferase/mannose-6-phosphate isomerase, protein MLHPVILSGGSGSRLWPLSRHNQPKQFLTLMGDHSLYQETVLRAGRLESTAPAITVCSEEHRFMVGEQLAKIGQESGGILLEPIARNTAPAIAVAAHHVLATDADGVMLIMPADHLIQDESAFRAAVKRGLPLAEAGWLVTFGIEPNAPETGYGYIQSGEPLDGGFRIRQFVEKPDVERARAYLDEGGYAWNSGMFLFRADRYIAELERLAPAMADAVAIAFDEAASDLDFTRLDRAAFESSPSDSVDYAVMEKTDHAAVVPVSCGWSDIGSWSSLWAVAERDSSGNFHEGDVITVDSRDCLVRASDRRMIATIGVDDLVIVDTPDATLVARKDRVQDVKTIVDELKRAGRQEHLFHRKVYRPWGNYDSLDMGERFQVKRIVVKPGAALSLQKHHKRAEHWIVVSGVAEVTCDDKVFELRENESTYIPLGSVHRLRNTGAELVELIEVQSGHYLGEDDIVRLEDVYGRQ, encoded by the coding sequence ATGCTTCATCCTGTCATCTTGAGCGGCGGCAGCGGCTCGCGGCTTTGGCCATTGTCGCGGCACAATCAGCCCAAGCAGTTCCTGACTCTCATGGGCGATCATTCCCTCTATCAGGAAACGGTATTGCGTGCCGGGCGCCTGGAAAGTACCGCTCCGGCCATCACCGTCTGCAGCGAAGAACACCGGTTCATGGTAGGTGAGCAGCTTGCCAAGATAGGCCAAGAGAGCGGTGGCATCCTGCTTGAGCCGATCGCGCGCAATACCGCCCCTGCCATCGCCGTGGCTGCGCATCATGTGCTGGCGACTGACGCTGATGGCGTGATGCTGATCATGCCCGCCGATCACCTGATACAGGACGAATCCGCATTCCGCGCAGCAGTGAAGCGCGGCTTGCCCCTGGCCGAAGCGGGCTGGCTGGTCACTTTCGGAATCGAGCCGAACGCACCCGAGACGGGATATGGGTACATCCAGTCGGGCGAGCCGTTGGATGGCGGCTTCAGGATCCGGCAGTTCGTCGAGAAGCCGGATGTCGAACGCGCCAGGGCGTATCTGGATGAGGGCGGGTATGCGTGGAACTCCGGCATGTTCCTGTTTCGCGCCGATCGCTACATCGCGGAACTCGAACGACTGGCGCCGGCGATGGCCGATGCAGTGGCCATCGCCTTTGATGAGGCGGCTTCGGATCTCGATTTCACCCGCCTAGACCGCGCGGCGTTCGAGTCCTCTCCATCGGACTCCGTCGACTATGCGGTGATGGAGAAGACCGACCACGCGGCCGTCGTTCCGGTCAGCTGTGGCTGGAGCGACATCGGCTCGTGGTCGTCGCTCTGGGCAGTGGCCGAGCGCGATTCGAGCGGCAACTTCCATGAGGGCGATGTCATCACCGTCGACAGCCGCGACTGCCTTGTGCGCGCCAGCGACCGCAGGATGATCGCCACCATCGGAGTCGATGATCTGGTGATCGTGGATACGCCCGATGCGACCTTGGTCGCGCGGAAGGATCGCGTCCAGGATGTCAAGACAATCGTCGATGAGCTCAAGCGAGCCGGTCGTCAGGAGCATCTGTTCCATCGCAAGGTCTACCGTCCCTGGGGCAACTACGACTCGCTCGACATGGGCGAGCGTTTTCAGGTGAAACGCATCGTGGTGAAGCCCGGCGCCGCGCTCAGCCTGCAGAAGCATCACAAGCGCGCGGAACACTGGATCGTCGTGTCCGGCGTGGCGGAAGTGACCTGCGATGACAAGGTGTTCGAGCTGCGCGAGAATGAAAGCACCTACATACCGCTGGGAAGCGTTCATCGTCTGCGCAATACGGGTGCGGAGCTGGTCGAGCTGATTGAGGTCCAGTCGGGGCACTACCTCGGAGAAGACGATATCGTCAGGCTTGAAGACGTCTACGGAAGGCAATAG
- a CDS encoding electron transfer flavoprotein subunit alpha/FixB family protein yields the protein MAKVLIVAEHLDGKLNAATAKCVSAALALAPESIDVLVLASDPTAIARDAARLEGVSRVLAVANPANEHAISQVLAPQVAQIAAEYTHVFGPSTTFGKDLMPCIAALLGVAQISDLMAVEGTHTFKRPIYAGNAIVTVETPADQIVVATIRTASWLEAATGNDALVEAVGVDVPLPSHTRHVGLQAGKSDRPDLQSARRVVSGGRGVGSAENFSVVYALADALGAAVGASRAAVDAGYVPNDMQVGQTGKIISPELYIAIGISGAIQHLTGIKDAGTIVAINKDADAPIFEIADVGLVGDLFEILPQLKAALG from the coding sequence ATGGCCAAGGTCCTGATCGTCGCCGAACACCTGGATGGCAAGCTCAATGCCGCCACTGCGAAGTGCGTTTCTGCTGCGCTGGCTTTGGCTCCGGAGTCCATCGACGTCCTGGTGCTTGCGTCGGATCCGACTGCTATCGCCCGTGACGCCGCCCGGCTCGAGGGCGTGTCTAGAGTGCTTGCGGTCGCGAATCCGGCAAACGAGCATGCGATCTCGCAGGTTCTGGCACCGCAGGTCGCGCAGATTGCTGCGGAATACACCCATGTTTTCGGCCCGAGCACGACGTTCGGGAAGGACCTGATGCCCTGCATCGCTGCTCTTCTCGGCGTGGCACAGATATCGGACCTGATGGCGGTCGAGGGCACCCACACTTTCAAACGACCGATCTACGCCGGCAATGCAATCGTCACCGTCGAGACCCCCGCCGACCAGATCGTGGTCGCGACCATCCGCACCGCTTCGTGGCTCGAGGCCGCTACCGGCAATGACGCCTTAGTCGAGGCAGTCGGCGTCGACGTGCCGTTGCCATCGCATACACGTCATGTCGGACTGCAGGCGGGCAAGTCCGACCGACCGGATCTGCAGAGTGCGCGCCGCGTGGTATCCGGCGGCCGCGGAGTAGGCAGCGCCGAGAATTTCTCGGTCGTCTATGCCCTCGCCGATGCACTGGGAGCCGCTGTAGGCGCTTCGCGCGCCGCTGTTGATGCCGGTTATGTTCCGAACGACATGCAGGTAGGACAGACGGGCAAGATCATTTCACCGGAGCTCTACATCGCGATCGGCATCTCCGGGGCGATCCAGCACCTCACTGGCATCAAGGATGCCGGTACCATCGTTGCCATCAACAAGGACGCAGATGCACCGATCTTCGAGATCGCCGATGTCGGACTGGTGGGCGATTTGTTCGAAATACTGCCGCAGCTCAAGGCCGCCCTGGGTTGA
- a CDS encoding electron transfer flavoprotein subunit beta/FixA family protein, translated as MKILVGYKRVVDANVRIQVRPDGSGVVTEGVKLSPNPFDEIALEEALRLRDKGIASEVVVAAIAPADAQPHLRNGLAMGANRSIHVVADGSVGPLTAARVLLKLVEKEQPDLVLLGKQAIDDDANQTGQMLATLWGRPQATFASELSVEGGKATVVREVDAGLETLEIDLPAVVTTDLRLNEPRFIKLPDIMKAKSKPLETIAMVDLGAEESNTLKTIHYAAPVQRSRGVMVKDANELVAHLKQKGLL; from the coding sequence GTGAAGATCCTCGTCGGCTACAAGCGAGTCGTTGACGCCAATGTGCGCATACAAGTGCGGCCTGATGGCTCGGGCGTGGTGACCGAAGGCGTCAAGCTTTCGCCCAACCCGTTCGACGAAATTGCGCTGGAGGAAGCCCTGCGCCTGCGTGACAAGGGCATTGCGTCCGAGGTCGTGGTCGCTGCGATCGCGCCGGCCGATGCGCAACCGCACCTGCGCAACGGACTTGCGATGGGCGCCAACCGCTCGATTCATGTGGTTGCCGACGGATCGGTCGGGCCGTTGACCGCAGCGCGTGTGCTGTTGAAGCTTGTCGAAAAGGAGCAACCCGACCTGGTTCTGCTCGGCAAACAGGCGATCGACGACGACGCCAACCAGACCGGGCAGATGCTTGCCACGCTCTGGGGCCGCCCACAGGCCACCTTCGCCAGCGAATTGAGCGTGGAAGGTGGCAAAGCAACGGTTGTCCGCGAAGTCGACGCGGGCCTTGAGACGTTGGAAATCGATCTGCCCGCGGTGGTGACCACGGACCTGCGCCTGAACGAGCCGCGTTTCATCAAGCTGCCGGATATCATGAAGGCGAAGTCCAAGCCCCTCGAAACGATTGCAATGGTTGACCTCGGCGCGGAGGAATCGAACACATTGAAGACGATCCACTATGCCGCCCCCGTCCAGCGCAGCCGGGGCGTGATGGTCAAGGATGCAAACGAACTGGTTGCCCATCTCAAGCAAAAGGGGCTGCTCTGA
- a CDS encoding DUF6311 domain-containing protein: MKDSVVRAAWWRGVVPCMAVAVLAYLWGRWVLGPGPLDPSNTRWIWGDLAQVYVAWGVYLTDPAAGWLQTTRMSHPLPISISLFDPMPIFLAIAKWAGTGWSGQQYLGAYFLACLVLQGVFGALAVRAALKLAGMQDMRAHHVIWTMAGLMFALLPFTFWRFQGHTALSSQWVIVLGMWASLGLWHARPWWWTLANASVLFLAAGINPYLALMTGMSACAMALSRWRLAGTAWSLAAIAVFAVAAYSGLRLFGFMAASDAVTQGYGVYSMNLLGPIDSNGTALVLRRDIADATGGQTFEGFVYPGFGVLLLAIAIPFLLPATRRRLEGFPWATVVLLCMAAFVLALSSTLTVGAHIHEIVLPDTVLSLLGRFRASGRFFWLCGFWIIVLGTTLIVARMPRRLAAIVLCGLVFLQFIDVAPIGSAVSANMAAGQHQEMPAFSRGTYAGVVAYPPFQCSPHGTPLGVRNYEAIGFRMLRDGLYTNSFYAARNTPEQLVRHCSGKTVTPSPNEVVLMADDVYRSNAGSMKDFDCRPTRAYDKSWICLPR; encoded by the coding sequence ATGAAGGATTCCGTCGTGCGCGCAGCCTGGTGGCGCGGCGTCGTGCCGTGCATGGCGGTTGCGGTCCTTGCGTACCTGTGGGGACGCTGGGTGCTGGGGCCGGGCCCGCTGGACCCCAGCAACACCCGCTGGATATGGGGTGACCTGGCCCAGGTTTATGTGGCCTGGGGCGTCTACTTGACGGATCCGGCGGCTGGATGGCTGCAGACGACGCGCATGAGCCATCCTTTGCCCATCAGCATTTCGCTCTTCGACCCCATGCCGATCTTTCTCGCGATCGCGAAGTGGGCCGGCACCGGCTGGAGCGGACAACAGTATCTAGGTGCCTACTTCCTCGCATGCCTGGTTCTCCAGGGCGTGTTCGGTGCGCTGGCAGTGCGCGCCGCACTGAAACTGGCCGGCATGCAGGACATGCGTGCGCATCACGTCATCTGGACGATGGCTGGCCTGATGTTCGCGTTGCTGCCCTTCACCTTTTGGCGCTTTCAGGGGCACACGGCATTGTCGTCGCAGTGGGTGATCGTGCTTGGCATGTGGGCCTCGCTCGGGCTCTGGCATGCAAGACCATGGTGGTGGACGCTAGCCAATGCCAGCGTGCTGTTCCTTGCCGCGGGCATCAATCCTTATCTGGCGTTGATGACGGGCATGAGCGCCTGCGCAATGGCGCTTTCGCGCTGGCGCTTGGCCGGAACCGCATGGTCGCTGGCCGCGATCGCGGTTTTCGCGGTGGCGGCGTACTCCGGTCTTCGACTGTTCGGCTTCATGGCTGCAAGTGATGCGGTGACGCAGGGGTACGGTGTCTATTCAATGAACCTGCTCGGCCCGATCGACTCGAACGGGACCGCATTGGTGCTTCGCAGGGACATTGCCGATGCGACCGGTGGACAGACCTTCGAGGGTTTCGTCTATCCGGGTTTCGGCGTGCTCTTGCTGGCGATCGCCATCCCGTTCCTGCTTCCGGCAACACGTCGCCGGCTGGAAGGATTTCCGTGGGCCACCGTGGTCTTGCTGTGCATGGCCGCATTCGTGTTGGCTTTGTCGTCCACACTCACAGTCGGTGCGCACATCCATGAGATCGTCCTCCCGGATACCGTGCTTTCGTTGCTTGGCCGTTTCCGCGCCAGCGGCAGGTTTTTCTGGCTATGCGGCTTCTGGATCATCGTGCTGGGCACGACCTTGATTGTCGCGCGCATGCCGCGGCGGCTGGCGGCGATTGTTCTTTGCGGTTTGGTATTCCTGCAATTTATCGATGTGGCGCCGATCGGTTCCGCTGTCTCGGCCAACATGGCTGCGGGTCAGCATCAGGAAATGCCCGCATTCTCCCGCGGGACATACGCGGGCGTGGTGGCCTATCCGCCTTTCCAGTGCAGCCCCCACGGCACGCCGCTCGGGGTCCGCAACTACGAGGCGATCGGCTTTCGCATGCTGCGTGACGGCCTGTACACCAACAGCTTCTATGCCGCCCGCAACACACCCGAACAGCTGGTCCGGCACTGCAGCGGGAAAACGGTGACGCCATCGCCGAATGAAGTAGTCCTAATGGCCGATGATGTCTACCGTTCCAACGCCGGATCCATGAAGGACTTCGATTGCCGTCCCACGCGCGCTTACGACAAATCCTGGATATGCCTGCCTCGATGA
- a CDS encoding class I SAM-dependent methyltransferase, translated as MNNEELPDGGNDESPAGMERLREDLDSRLEARMVELRKRDEQLELRLAELSARLEAACADLRASQALQMQDAAQSRKSFVETLANLQSAVEASVSSITSDMVDIRSMAERNSDEVRAKDGLIASQAATLEEVRHSQQVFEGRLAELDAQVAQWLVPDRRESTDSAFSSPLEQQVAELRIDVESRASRSEAALAQGMNDVRSYADSLLSAYAVSREWMADGLVNANEGLAWLRDRVEFIRRELMFEIRYGDRDPMSSAKGSIASGSVQASVINHVLVNAAREQGDVRLNLGCGHLPLPGYINVDLRHLPGVDVVAEVNDLPFSEGEVSAIHSAHMLEHFPEEQLKRKLIPYWRSLLKPGGRFSAVVPDAEAMIHAYVAGDYSYEHLREVTFGGQDYAGDFHFNMFTPDSLHALLVEMGFSDIRIVEKGRKNGQCFEFEIEATAGGGA; from the coding sequence TTGAACAACGAAGAGCTTCCCGATGGCGGCAATGACGAGAGCCCGGCCGGCATGGAACGTCTGCGGGAAGACCTGGACAGTCGTCTCGAAGCGCGCATGGTCGAGTTGCGCAAGAGAGACGAGCAACTGGAACTCAGGCTGGCGGAGCTTTCTGCGAGGCTTGAAGCCGCCTGTGCCGACCTGCGCGCAAGCCAGGCATTGCAGATGCAGGACGCGGCGCAATCCAGGAAATCGTTTGTGGAAACACTTGCCAACCTGCAGTCTGCGGTTGAGGCTTCCGTATCCAGCATCACCTCGGACATGGTCGACATCAGATCCATGGCGGAGCGCAATTCCGATGAGGTCCGCGCCAAGGATGGATTGATCGCTTCGCAAGCCGCCACGCTGGAGGAAGTCCGCCATTCCCAGCAGGTTTTCGAAGGCAGGCTTGCAGAGCTGGACGCGCAGGTTGCCCAGTGGCTTGTCCCAGATCGCCGTGAGTCCACTGACAGCGCCTTCAGCTCACCGCTGGAGCAGCAGGTTGCCGAGCTGCGCATCGATGTCGAATCCCGTGCGTCCCGGTCTGAAGCTGCGCTGGCGCAGGGGATGAACGATGTCCGCAGCTATGCCGACAGCTTGTTGTCCGCATATGCCGTTTCGCGCGAATGGATGGCCGATGGCCTGGTCAATGCGAACGAGGGCCTGGCCTGGCTGCGAGACCGGGTGGAGTTCATTCGGCGTGAACTCATGTTCGAGATCCGCTACGGCGACCGGGATCCCATGTCGTCTGCTAAAGGCTCCATCGCATCAGGCTCCGTCCAAGCCAGCGTCATCAACCACGTGCTGGTGAATGCCGCGCGTGAACAGGGTGATGTCCGCCTCAATCTCGGTTGCGGACACCTGCCCTTGCCCGGCTACATCAACGTCGACCTGCGGCATCTTCCCGGGGTCGACGTGGTGGCCGAAGTCAATGACCTGCCCTTTTCCGAAGGCGAGGTTTCGGCGATCCATTCGGCACACATGCTCGAGCATTTCCCCGAAGAGCAACTCAAGCGCAAACTGATCCCGTACTGGCGCTCGCTGCTGAAGCCGGGGGGGCGCTTCAGCGCCGTCGTTCCCGATGCGGAGGCGATGATCCATGCCTACGTCGCCGGGGACTATTCCTACGAACATCTGCGTGAGGTTACCTTCGGCGGACAGGATTACGCGGGGGATTTCCACTTCAACATGTTCACGCCCGACAGCCTGCACGCGCTGCTGGTGGAAATGGGTTTCAGTGACATTCGGATTGTCGAAAAGGGCCGGAAGAATGGACAGTGCTTCGAGTTCGAAATCGAGGCCACAGCAGGAGGCGGGGCATGA
- a CDS encoding glycosyltransferase, with translation MLSFSIVINTLNRGHLLGNTLSSFQWLEYEGDFEVVVVNGPSTDNSQEVVESWGGKIRWGRCPVANLSVSRNIGICMAQGDIVAFIDDDAIPEPEWLHQLARAYDHPDIAGAGGLVYDQTGYTYQYEYSTGNRLANANWHATKSAEQLCFPGSWEFPYLQGTNASFRRSALLEVGGFDEEIEYYLDETELCCRLIDAGYVIRQLPDAYVHHKFAPSHMRDNNRVTKYNYPVIKNKIYFALKHGRGHESLQAIMEDNLAFSKARENDIRFHVEGGRLEPDHLEVFADENRRAWDRGMVRGMSGEHEYITAEKLERWAGEFNPFRTRLSSEPLNVVLVSKDFPPEHGGGVATFMKDLAEALAAEGNFVHVITQSSDINRVDFENGVWVHRMLVAEHELPPEAARLGVPQHIWNWSATALVEARRIATHREIDVVEAPIWDCEGIAFIVEKRWPLVVSLQTTLSFWLDTHQTQRDDENWMNSFGRPMLALEQYVMQGADMVRSISAAIRQEIEHRYDFKFDDENVSLLPLGMPDVQRGKNPSRRKESAPPKVLFVGRLEARKGIDVLLEAATHLERQGVAFQLDVVGDDTLVKDCGGTYRADFDAHAPDSLKKKVSFAGRVSAQGLLDAYADCDIFVAPSRFESFGLVFLEAMRVEKPVIGTCAGGMPEIIKHQETGFTVPADDSQALADALKSLLRDAKLREKMGRAGRQHFLKTFTDRQMALGSLPMYRRAMMKSRVAPGVER, from the coding sequence ATGCTTAGTTTCTCCATCGTGATCAATACCCTCAATCGTGGGCACCTCCTCGGCAATACCTTGTCCAGTTTCCAGTGGCTGGAATACGAAGGAGATTTCGAGGTCGTCGTGGTCAATGGGCCAAGCACCGACAACAGCCAGGAAGTCGTCGAAAGCTGGGGCGGGAAAATCCGCTGGGGCCGGTGCCCTGTTGCCAACTTGTCCGTCTCTCGCAACATCGGAATCTGCATGGCGCAGGGTGACATCGTCGCCTTCATCGACGATGACGCGATTCCGGAGCCGGAGTGGCTGCATCAATTGGCGCGCGCCTACGATCATCCCGACATTGCAGGGGCCGGCGGACTCGTCTACGACCAGACGGGGTATACCTACCAGTACGAATACAGTACCGGCAACCGCCTGGCCAACGCGAATTGGCACGCGACGAAAAGCGCGGAACAGCTTTGCTTCCCTGGAAGCTGGGAGTTCCCCTATCTGCAAGGAACCAATGCATCGTTCCGCCGCTCCGCACTGCTCGAGGTTGGCGGCTTCGATGAGGAAATCGAGTACTACCTCGATGAGACGGAGCTTTGCTGCAGGCTCATCGACGCAGGTTACGTGATCCGCCAGCTGCCGGACGCATACGTGCATCACAAGTTCGCGCCCAGCCACATGCGCGACAACAACCGGGTGACCAAATACAACTATCCGGTGATCAAGAACAAGATCTACTTTGCCTTGAAACATGGCCGTGGCCATGAGTCGCTGCAGGCCATCATGGAGGACAATCTTGCCTTCTCCAAGGCCCGTGAAAACGACATCCGCTTCCACGTGGAAGGCGGACGGCTGGAGCCTGATCACCTCGAGGTTTTTGCCGACGAGAACCGCAGGGCCTGGGACCGGGGCATGGTGCGGGGAATGTCAGGAGAACATGAGTACATCACGGCGGAGAAGCTTGAGCGCTGGGCAGGGGAGTTCAATCCGTTCAGGACACGGCTGTCCAGCGAACCGCTCAATGTAGTGCTGGTTTCAAAGGACTTTCCACCGGAGCACGGTGGCGGCGTTGCGACCTTCATGAAAGATCTGGCAGAAGCCCTGGCCGCCGAGGGCAACTTCGTCCATGTGATCACGCAGAGCAGCGACATCAACCGTGTTGATTTCGAGAACGGGGTCTGGGTCCATCGGATGCTGGTGGCAGAACACGAGCTTCCCCCCGAAGCGGCACGCCTCGGTGTTCCGCAGCACATCTGGAATTGGTCGGCCACAGCGCTCGTCGAGGCGCGGCGTATCGCCACGCATCGCGAGATCGATGTGGTGGAGGCGCCGATATGGGATTGCGAAGGCATCGCTTTCATCGTCGAGAAACGCTGGCCGCTGGTCGTCAGTCTGCAGACCACTTTGAGTTTCTGGCTGGATACCCATCAGACCCAGCGGGACGACGAAAACTGGATGAACTCGTTTGGCAGACCGATGCTCGCTCTGGAGCAGTACGTGATGCAGGGCGCGGACATGGTGCGATCAATCAGCGCCGCCATCCGACAGGAGATCGAGCATCGGTACGATTTCAAGTTCGACGATGAAAACGTCAGCCTCCTGCCGCTGGGAATGCCCGATGTCCAGCGCGGAAAGAATCCGTCAAGGCGCAAGGAGTCGGCTCCGCCGAAGGTGCTCTTCGTGGGTCGGCTGGAGGCGCGGAAAGGGATCGACGTCCTGCTCGAAGCTGCAACTCATCTGGAGCGGCAGGGGGTCGCGTTTCAACTCGATGTGGTTGGTGACGACACCTTGGTCAAGGACTGTGGAGGCACGTACCGTGCCGACTTCGACGCTCATGCCCCGGATTCGCTGAAAAAGAAGGTTTCGTTCGCTGGCCGCGTAAGCGCGCAGGGCCTGCTGGATGCCTATGCCGACTGTGACATTTTCGTGGCCCCGAGCCGATTCGAATCCTTCGGTCTGGTATTTCTGGAAGCGATGCGCGTGGAGAAGCCGGTGATAGGCACGTGCGCAGGCGGCATGCCGGAAATCATCAAGCATCAGGAAACCGGATTCACCGTTCCGGCGGACGATTCGCAGGCACTTGCGGATGCGCTCAAATCACTGCTCCGGGATGCCAAGCTGCGCGAGAAAATGGGGCGCGCAGGCAGGCAGCATTTTCTCAAGACGTTTACCGACCGGCAGATGGCCTTGGGAAGCTTGCCCATGTACAGGCGCGCAATGATGAAGTCGCGGGTTGCACCTGGCGTTGAGCGATGA
- a CDS encoding class I SAM-dependent methyltransferase produces the protein MTNVIEEYYEDAFRSAGEGGYIYKSLSPLEEAGHFRRMDLLAGISLPDIENATVVDYGIGSWAIGCIYPKLKSAKELHGFDVSRYALSCSQALAEKDAQLAGKKVQFHQSSGYELGLPDQSVDIFFAGECIEHIEDTESFLGEVQRVLKIGGIAIFTTPNATPFAYRALGLKWAMGIEHVALMTAQKFLDALGKRFKVRETMSFNSTIHPDLDGATSNEVARQWAEADMDFDDASALIAVVERDERALPAVCRHVFAEIGQAQVVGEKEELSLYGSINGIMVDARGKGEIRVLVPDAAVRANLILWAHPWSGIATVSVGRREVEVDLYNHFAGCVRVEIPGEWLSEGGHISIRASERKNPRSHDFQAIYFRTVFAVR, from the coding sequence ATGACAAACGTGATTGAAGAGTACTACGAAGATGCGTTCAGAAGTGCAGGGGAGGGCGGATACATCTACAAGAGCCTTTCTCCTCTGGAGGAAGCCGGGCATTTCAGGAGGATGGATCTGCTTGCTGGCATATCTCTTCCGGACATCGAGAATGCCACGGTGGTCGACTACGGTATCGGCTCGTGGGCTATCGGATGCATTTACCCGAAATTGAAGAGTGCCAAGGAGCTGCATGGCTTTGACGTGTCCAGGTATGCCCTGTCATGTTCGCAAGCCCTGGCTGAAAAGGATGCGCAGCTTGCAGGGAAGAAAGTGCAGTTCCACCAGAGCAGCGGATATGAATTGGGGTTGCCTGATCAGAGTGTCGACATTTTCTTTGCCGGCGAATGCATCGAGCATATAGAAGACACGGAATCATTTCTCGGAGAAGTTCAGCGCGTGCTGAAGATCGGGGGTATCGCCATATTCACCACTCCCAATGCCACGCCATTCGCCTATCGCGCCCTGGGCTTGAAATGGGCTATGGGAATCGAGCATGTGGCATTGATGACCGCCCAGAAGTTCCTGGATGCCCTGGGCAAGCGGTTCAAGGTGCGTGAAACCATGTCGTTCAACAGCACGATCCATCCCGATCTGGATGGCGCCACGTCAAATGAGGTTGCACGGCAGTGGGCTGAGGCCGACATGGACTTCGATGACGCAAGTGCGCTTATAGCCGTTGTCGAGCGAGATGAGCGTGCGCTCCCCGCTGTGTGCAGACATGTTTTTGCCGAGATCGGCCAAGCGCAGGTTGTTGGGGAAAAGGAAGAGTTGAGCTTGTACGGAAGCATCAACGGCATCATGGTGGATGCGCGCGGCAAGGGGGAAATAAGGGTGTTGGTTCCCGATGCCGCCGTTCGAGCAAACCTGATCCTTTGGGCGCACCCATGGAGCGGCATTGCAACGGTTTCAGTGGGGAGGCGTGAAGTGGAAGTGGATCTCTACAACCATTTTGCGGGATGCGTGCGCGTCGAGATTCCGGGTGAGTGGTTGTCGGAAGGTGGCCACATTTCGATCCGCGCTTCGGAGAGAAAAAATCCGCGCAGCCACGATTTCCAGGCGATCTATTTCAGAACTGTATTCGCGGTCCGCTGA
- a CDS encoding class I SAM-dependent methyltransferase has protein sequence MDIIEKLGWLETIVRCPACNGQLTTSLATRVAGRLFSCVLHCANCRTDCGQVANFKYFFNGFPPGYEFKRALGVLSGRECIKVHSLGVEDAFQLTGNWQHDAEAKTVGAIGPNACIATLDVPPDAIGVGLQFVKHPWSGEAEIRLDDRLLATLDLHEEAGSMRLWYPVNTGSGGGRLEIRYTGKRNPKALADQVWLGSPDVVLATSGAPSVAMMPQNRGNPYPAEFGSLMARVRSDEWVLDCGSGDRAYPSPNVVNFEYSHFAAPDVSGDGHALPFADDAFDLVLSQAVVEHLYDPYAAVAEIHRCMSPGGTVFCESAFMQPLHAVPFHFFNTTPWGLERLFSAFDIQRIESVGDLGDTLAWIYAISGLREKGFGEQVDEIISSVRKLDVHIDPSALRMFSSFVTLLAKKKRRIADA, from the coding sequence ATGGACATCATTGAAAAACTCGGATGGCTTGAAACCATCGTTCGTTGTCCTGCCTGCAACGGACAACTGACGACGAGCCTTGCAACGAGGGTTGCCGGCAGGCTTTTTTCCTGCGTGCTGCACTGCGCAAATTGCCGCACCGATTGCGGGCAAGTGGCAAACTTCAAATACTTCTTCAATGGATTCCCCCCGGGATATGAATTCAAACGCGCGCTTGGTGTGTTGAGTGGGCGTGAGTGCATCAAGGTGCATAGCCTTGGAGTGGAGGACGCTTTTCAGCTGACCGGCAATTGGCAGCACGACGCCGAGGCGAAGACTGTGGGCGCAATCGGCCCAAACGCCTGCATTGCCACGCTGGATGTGCCTCCGGACGCAATAGGCGTAGGCCTGCAGTTCGTGAAACACCCATGGTCGGGGGAGGCTGAAATCCGGCTTGATGATCGGCTTCTCGCTACCTTGGACCTGCATGAAGAAGCGGGGTCGATGCGACTGTGGTATCCGGTGAATACAGGCAGCGGTGGCGGACGCCTGGAGATTCGCTACACCGGCAAACGGAATCCGAAAGCGCTTGCAGACCAGGTGTGGCTTGGGTCACCCGATGTGGTGCTTGCGACCAGCGGTGCACCTTCTGTGGCGATGATGCCACAGAACAGAGGCAATCCTTATCCAGCCGAATTTGGCAGCCTTATGGCTCGAGTTCGATCTGATGAGTGGGTTCTTGATTGCGGTAGTGGAGACAGGGCATATCCTTCACCCAATGTCGTCAATTTCGAATACTCGCATTTCGCTGCTCCCGATGTGTCCGGGGATGGCCATGCGCTTCCGTTCGCGGACGACGCATTCGATCTAGTGTTGAGCCAAGCCGTGGTCGAGCATCTCTACGACCCGTACGCGGCAGTTGCGGAGATCCACCGTTGCATGAGCCCCGGGGGCACCGTGTTCTGCGAATCGGCCTTCATGCAGCCCCTGCATGCCGTGCCATTTCATTTTTTCAACACAACGCCATGGGGACTCGAGCGCCTTTTTTCTGCGTTCGACATCCAGCGAATCGAGTCAGTCGGCGACCTTGGCGATACGCTTGCTTGGATATATGCCATTTCAGGTCTGCGCGAAAAGGGTTTTGGAGAGCAGGTGGACGAAATCATATCGTCCGTCAGAAAGCTTGATGTGCATATCGATCCGAGCGCCCTTCGCATGTTTTCAAGTTTTGTGACGTTGCTGGCGAAAAAGAAGCGGAGGATTGCTGATGCTTAG